A stretch of the Nicotiana tabacum cultivar K326 chromosome 6, ASM71507v2, whole genome shotgun sequence genome encodes the following:
- the LOC107784607 gene encoding TITAN-like protein isoform X1, protein MSNDKQFELCVVCKLNHNQGRRHNFLPNHKKSLAATLSRFQSKLSDIRFFIKNPIPLRPEHASLNRLWCLFCECDILELDSFFASDNAIRHLASAGHMKKVKGFLWKYGGGMDKVDNLRITEADFAKWEKKCNLLKKGALDGGSRATLIGPSNDIQNKTNTDYLNCFDKDNIHALNLDVSNSVVPLQNYTNERSQISENEMRSVTNGPNLPGTCMGGKFGEDACSSNGVANGQNYSRFRDTTSHQCLNGGSVTPDGRMTKGRKISLGPPNIAQISLTFRENSLGNVHSGAPPPWFNETEKSHLDFISNPGGSDLPPPNKKSKLNPNRVGAAWAERRKAEMELESKGELVTSNYDVNWLPNFGRVWQSGTRKESRKEFQVENNKFAKVESQSQSMVQLQPYISKRKRKDTVVDELD, encoded by the exons ATGAGCAACGATAAACAGTTCGAATTGTGCGTAGTTTGCAAGCTGAATCATAATCAAGGCCGCCGCCATAATTTCCTCCCTAACCACAAAAAATCGCTTGCCGCAACTCTCTCCCGCTTCCAATCGAAGCTTTCCGATATCCGATTCTTCATCAAAAACCCTATCCCTCTCCGCCCTGAGCATGCCTCGCTCAATCGCCTTTGGTGCCTCTTCTGCGAGTGTGATATTCTTGAACTGGACAGCTTCTTCGCTAG CGACAATGCAATTAGGCATTTGGCTAGTGCGGGTCATATGAAGAAAGTGAAAGGGTTTTTATGGAAGTATGGTGGTGGAATGGACAAGGTTGATAACTTGAGGATTACTGAGGCTGACTTTGCCAAG TGGGAGAAGAAGTGCAATCTATTGAAGAAGGGAGCTCTTGATGGAGGATCTCGTGCAACGTTAATTGGACCCTCGAATGATATCCAAAATAAAACAAACACCGACTATCTAAATTGTTTTGACAAAGATAATATTCATGCTCTTAACCTTGATGTTTCAAATAGTGTTGTACCTTTACAAAATTATACTAATGAGAGATCTCAGATATCTGAAAACGAAATGCGTAGTGTTACAAATGGCCCTAATTTGCCTGGTACGTGCATGGGCGGAAAGTTCGGTGAAGATGCTTGTTCCTCCAATGGCGTGGCAA ATGGCCAAAATTACTCAAGGTTTCGTGACACAACTTCTCACCAATGTCTTAATGGTGGTTCT GTAACCCCGGATGGGAGAATGACGAAGGGGAGGAAGATTTCTCTGG GTCCTCCAAACATTGCACAGATATCTTTAACATTTCGAGAAAATTCCCTTGGCAATGTTCATTCTGGTGCACCTCCTCCATGGTTCAATGAGACTGAGAAAAGTCATCTAGATTTTATATCAAATCCCGGAGGGAGTGACCTTCCCCCTCCCAATAAGAAGTCGAAACTAAACCCAAATCGGGTTGGTGCTGCTTGGGCAGAGAGAAGAAAAGCTGAGATGGAGTTGGAGAGTAAAGGGGAGCTTGTGACTTCCAATTATGATGTGAATTGGCTcccaaattttggcagagtttggCAATCAGGTACTAGGAAGGAATCCAGAAAAGAATTTCAGGTGGAGAATAACAAATTTGCTAAGGTTGAAAGCCAGTCCCAGAGTATGGTGCAGTTACAGCCTTATATCAGTAAGCGAAAG
- the LOC107784607 gene encoding TITAN-like protein isoform X2: MSNDKQFELCVVCKLNHNQGRRHNFLPNHKKSLAATLSRFQSKLSDIRFFIKNPIPLRPEHASLNRLWCLFCECDILELDSFFASDNAIRHLASAGHMKKVKGFLWKYGGGMDKVDNLRITEADFAKWEKKCNLLKKGALDGGSRATLIGPSNDIQNKTNTDYLNCFDKDNIHALNLDVSNSVVPLQNYTNERSQISENEMRSVTNGPNLPGTCMGGKFGEDACSSNGVANGQNYSRFRDTTSHQCLNGGSVTPDGRMTKGRKISLGPPNIAQISLTFRENSLGNVHSGAPPPWFNETEKSHLDFISNPGGSDLPPPNKKSKLNPNRVGAAWAERRKAEMELESKGELVTSNYDVNWLPNFGRVWQSGTRKESRKEFQVENNKFAKVESQSQSMVQLQPYISKRKE, encoded by the exons ATGAGCAACGATAAACAGTTCGAATTGTGCGTAGTTTGCAAGCTGAATCATAATCAAGGCCGCCGCCATAATTTCCTCCCTAACCACAAAAAATCGCTTGCCGCAACTCTCTCCCGCTTCCAATCGAAGCTTTCCGATATCCGATTCTTCATCAAAAACCCTATCCCTCTCCGCCCTGAGCATGCCTCGCTCAATCGCCTTTGGTGCCTCTTCTGCGAGTGTGATATTCTTGAACTGGACAGCTTCTTCGCTAG CGACAATGCAATTAGGCATTTGGCTAGTGCGGGTCATATGAAGAAAGTGAAAGGGTTTTTATGGAAGTATGGTGGTGGAATGGACAAGGTTGATAACTTGAGGATTACTGAGGCTGACTTTGCCAAG TGGGAGAAGAAGTGCAATCTATTGAAGAAGGGAGCTCTTGATGGAGGATCTCGTGCAACGTTAATTGGACCCTCGAATGATATCCAAAATAAAACAAACACCGACTATCTAAATTGTTTTGACAAAGATAATATTCATGCTCTTAACCTTGATGTTTCAAATAGTGTTGTACCTTTACAAAATTATACTAATGAGAGATCTCAGATATCTGAAAACGAAATGCGTAGTGTTACAAATGGCCCTAATTTGCCTGGTACGTGCATGGGCGGAAAGTTCGGTGAAGATGCTTGTTCCTCCAATGGCGTGGCAA ATGGCCAAAATTACTCAAGGTTTCGTGACACAACTTCTCACCAATGTCTTAATGGTGGTTCT GTAACCCCGGATGGGAGAATGACGAAGGGGAGGAAGATTTCTCTGG GTCCTCCAAACATTGCACAGATATCTTTAACATTTCGAGAAAATTCCCTTGGCAATGTTCATTCTGGTGCACCTCCTCCATGGTTCAATGAGACTGAGAAAAGTCATCTAGATTTTATATCAAATCCCGGAGGGAGTGACCTTCCCCCTCCCAATAAGAAGTCGAAACTAAACCCAAATCGGGTTGGTGCTGCTTGGGCAGAGAGAAGAAAAGCTGAGATGGAGTTGGAGAGTAAAGGGGAGCTTGTGACTTCCAATTATGATGTGAATTGGCTcccaaattttggcagagtttggCAATCAGGTACTAGGAAGGAATCCAGAAAAGAATTTCAGGTGGAGAATAACAAATTTGCTAAGGTTGAAAGCCAGTCCCAGAGTATGGTGCAGTTACAGCCTTATATCAGTAAGCGAAAG